The following coding sequences are from one Bacteroidota bacterium window:
- a CDS encoding MBL fold metallo-hydrolase yields MTVKPFVVSPFAENCYVCHDAGEAVLIDPGTVTDAERQTVLDYLTRNGLAVRHLLLTHAHLDHIFGCAFFARHFGMQWQLHEADLPLLDAAELQARMFGVELEKPPAPEASLAEGGTVSFGQATWQVLHTPGHSPGSVSFYDEAGGFVIGGDVLFQGSIGRTDLWGGSMPTLLNAIQAKLMPLPDETVVYSGHGPETTVGYERRTNPFLAREGSL; encoded by the coding sequence ATGACCGTCAAGCCCTTCGTCGTCAGCCCCTTCGCCGAGAACTGCTACGTCTGCCACGACGCGGGCGAGGCTGTCCTCATCGACCCCGGCACGGTCACCGACGCCGAGCGGCAGACGGTGCTCGACTACCTGACGCGCAACGGCCTCGCCGTGCGCCACCTCCTGCTCACGCATGCTCACCTCGACCACATCTTCGGCTGCGCCTTCTTCGCCCGGCACTTCGGAATGCAGTGGCAGCTTCACGAGGCGGACCTCCCGCTGCTCGACGCCGCCGAGTTGCAGGCCCGCATGTTCGGCGTCGAGCTGGAGAAGCCGCCTGCGCCCGAGGCCTCGCTGGCCGAGGGCGGCACCGTCTCGTTCGGCCAGGCGACGTGGCAGGTCCTTCACACGCCCGGACACTCGCCGGGCTCGGTCAGCTTCTACGACGAGGCCGGCGGCTTCGTCATCGGCGGCGACGTACTCTTCCAGGGCTCCATCGGCCGCACCGACCTGTGGGGCGGCTCGATGCCGACGCTGCTCAACGCGATCCAGGCTAAGCTAATGCCGCTCCCGGACGAGACGGTGGTCTACTCCGGCCACGGCCCCGAAACGACCGTCGGGTACGAGCGCCGGACGAACCCGTTTCTCGCGCGCGAGGGGTCT